The Dama dama isolate Ldn47 chromosome X, ASM3311817v1, whole genome shotgun sequence nucleotide sequence TCCCTCCCGTCTCCAGTGcccacctcttctcttctctccctcctttccatcagaaaattcacacacacacaagtatcatCTTTTCACCATTTGGTGTTTCTTTTATTTGCAGCCATCTGCTTACTATGTTAGTGTGAGAGTCTTTTCTTGGTTGGCCATTGCTAACAAAGCAGACCTCTGGAGACACAATTCTAAAGGGTCTGACATTTGCTATTCACTTACTGGCTGCCCACGTTGtacttctccagggtctcttcttTGGCGGCGGCTGAGCTTATTTTCTCTTtggattctgcctccttccttgaCTCTGCCTCACAGTTTGGTACCTTTTTGGGCTTCGATTCGATTTCTTACGTCCACAGCGAGAGAAGAAACAGTTTGCTTTTCTTGTCTTCTTCAGCTTTGTCGATTGAGTAGCATATGATCGGATTTTCTTTCTGAAGGTACCTTGTAGAGGTCTTCTGACCCTCATGGTCATATTTCGTGCCTGGAAGACAAGACAAGGTTATTAGTTTTGAGGAAAGGACATAAAAACTGAGGTGGAAGGGAGATTTCATGAGAAAGGGATGTGGGCTAATGAGGGCTTTTGTGGCAGGCATGGGCAGGGTAGAGGTCTTGGGCAGCAAAGTCAATGGAGCACATGGGAAGCTTAGTTGGAATCATCTTACCTTGACACCGCCTCTGCCCCTCCTTTGACAAACGGTCTTCTTTGTTCCATTCTTCCTTGAAGCAAACCGCATTGCAACTCCTCTTGACTGCTGTGGCTTCCTGGTTGCGTTAGTCATGATGGTGCCAAGAAGTGGCCTAACCCAGACTTTCAGCCTCTGACCTCCCTATTTATACCCTTTGAGGACAATGAGGAGCCACACCCTTCAATCTGATTGGTCCGTTAGGCACTGCGCCAGCCAATAGTAGTTTGGGGGGCTTAGACATCACAGTGCACCACTGTGCCCATCAACATGGGCTAGTGGATGCTGAGGGAGGCTGTGATATAACTTTCCCACTGCTgacatgtctgtgtgtctgattcTGGGGAGTGGTGATTCAGGGGCATGGTGCTCCTCCTCATGACTTTCAAacttcttttcccttccctttatCCTTTGACTTATATGGGCCACTTCAACACTCATGCCTCTTTCATCCCTCTATGAACATCTGCCGAACCCTTTCTGTCCCACTTCATCCCTTCAGAGTCCTCTAAGCACTTCATCTCTAGATCACCTTCTGCCTGTTGGGGATTCTGGAAGGGCTTAAGGAACTTAAGAGAAAGCACTTTAAGTGGACAAAGGTAATTAAGAACAGGTTGGATATTTTATCTACT carries:
- the LOC133052073 gene encoding spermatid nuclear transition protein 3-like — protein: MTNATRKPQQSRGVAMRFASRKNGTKKTVCQRRGRGGVKARNMTMRVRRPLQGTFRKKIRSYATQSTKLKKTRKANCFFSRCGRKKSNRSPKRYQTVRQSQGRRQNPKRK